Genomic DNA from Nonomuraea rubra:
CGCCGGGCTGGCCGTTCTCGCGGCATCCGCCTGCACCGCGCCCACCCCGCCCAGAACCGCCGCCGTGGCGCCCCCGCCGTCCGGCCCCGCCACCCTGCCCGCCCCCACGGGCGAGCACCCGGTCGGCACCACCGTCCTGCATCTGAAGGACACCTCCCGCCCCGACCCGTGGAACCTGGACGCCGGGGCCAGGGAGCTCAAGGTCACGCTGTGGTACCCGGCGGAGGAGCGGGGCGGGCCGCGGGCGCCGTACATGTCGGCCAAGGAGTCGGAGCTGGTGCTGAAGGGGCTCAGGAGCGCGAACGTGCCGCCCGACACGCTCAGCAGGACGCGCACGAACGCCGTCGCGGACGCCGAGCCCGCCGGCCGGGAGCTGCCGCTGGTGCTGCTCTCGCCCGGCTTCACCAAGCCGGTCAGCACGCTCACGTCGCTGGCCGAGGACCTGGCCAGCCGAGGGTACGTGGTGGCCGGCATCGACCACCCCTACGAGAGCTACGCCACGACCCTGGCCGACGGGACGGTCGCGGAGTGCCTGGCGTGCGACAGCGACACGGACCCGGGCTTCGGCACGGGCGTGGCCCGGATCCGGGCGGCGGACGCCTCGTTCGTGCTCGACCGGCTCCCGTCCGCGTGGGACGGCTCCGCGGTGCTCGACCGCTCCAGGATCGCGATGGCGGGGCAGTCGATCGGCGGGGCGAGCGCCCTGGCGGCCATGGTGCGGGACCCGCGGCTCCGCGCCGGGATCAACCTGGACGGCTCCACCTACGCCCGGATCCCGAAGAGCGGGTTCTCCCGGCCGTTCCTGTTCGTGGGCGCGCCCGAGCACGTCCCCGGCGGGCGGGACCCGTCGTGGGAGCGCGACTGGAAGCTGCTGACCGGGTGGAAACGCTGGATCGTGGTGACGGGCGCGGATCACCAGTCCTTCACCGACGGCCCGCTGCTGCAGGGCTCGCTCGGCATCACGCCCGCCTACGGCGCCCTGCCCGCGCAGCGATCCGCCGAGCTCACCCGCACGTACGTGGCGGCCTTCCTCGACCGGCACCTCAAGGCGCAGGAGCGGCCGGTCCTGGACGAGCCGTCCCCGCGCTACCCGGAGGTCAGGTTCTGCCCTTCGGCCTGTGACTCCTAGTTCATCGAGATGTGCACGTGGTCGAAGTGGTTCTCGGTGATGCTGCCCCGGTCGGACATCGCGCGCCAGCCGGACCCCTGGTTGATCCGCTGCTTCCAGATCACGTACTTGACGCCCAGCTTGTCCTGGTTCTTGATCGCCCAGTCCGCGATCCTGTCGCCGAGCGCGAGGTTCGCGGCCGAGGGCATCGAGCCGCCGGAGCTCATCATGAAGTCGCAGGCCCGGCCCAGCGGGTGCTCGCCGCTGGAGCCCGAGCGGAAGCAGCCCACCGTGAACGGCAGCGAGAAGTTCTTCTCCACCTGGGCCTTCATCAGCCGCGTACGGGAGGTGATGTTGTCGGAGCCCGTGGGCAGCTCGGGGGCCCAGGTGCCGTTGGCGTTGCGGCCCGTCCCGTACGGCACGAGGTCTTCGAGCTTGTCCTTGATGTCGTCGATGACCTTCTCGGCCTCGTCGCGCTGCTCGTCCACGTTGGCGGCATCCGCCTTGATCTTGACCGTCAGCGCGGCGGCCTCCTCGCTGGCCTTCTGCTTGTCGTCGCGGGCCTTGGCCACGATCGCGACGAGCGCCTGCTGCTCGGCCGTGAGCTGTTCGAGCAGGGCGGCGCTGCCGGCGTCCGTCGGGAGCATGAAGCCGGGCAGCGAGGAGGGGTCGCCGTTCTGGTAACGCAGGCGGGCGATGTCGGCGACCCGCTGCTCGGCTCCGGCCAGCGTCTGCTCGGCGGCCGCCAGCTTGGCGGCGGCCGTCTTGGCGGACTCCTGCGCCTTGGCCAGCTCGACGCGCTTGAGGTTGTACTGCTCGATGAGCTTGTCGACCTTGTTGTTGAGCTGCTTGAGCTGGGCGCGGAGCTCGGCTTCCGTGGGTTTCGGCGCCGCTGAGGCGGCGGTGGTGCGGGCCGTCGACCGGGCGACGGCGGTGGCGGGGGCCGCCGACAGGGCGGCGGCGGTGGCGGTAATGAGGCCGATGGCAAGGATCGCGGGGGACGAAGCCGCCACGTGGATGTTTCCTCTCCCTCTGCCGGCCGGGTTAGCTGACGGGTTCGGGCATGGGAGGTGCGATTCCCTACCGCCGTAGCGGATTCACCCCAGGTGCGGTTTGGGTCCCCGGCTCCCGGGCGAGGCGCCCGGGATTAGGCGTTGCTACGGCCGTTACGGCCGGTGCATATGGGGATATTAGTGGTAGATCACGAGTAATGCGACCTTAACTAGAAATCCATTAGTGATCTATCTGTGATCGAATCATGCGTGCCGCCTCCTCGGGCAGCACGTCGTTCACGAACGCCCCCATCGCGGACTCCGAACCCGCCAGGAACTTGAGCTTGTTCGCCGCCCGCCTGATGCTGAACAGCTCCAGATGCAGGTACGCCAGCTCCCTGCCCGCCCGCACCGGCGCCTGGTGCCAGGCCGCGATGTACGGCATCGTCATGTCGAACAGCCCGTCGAACGCCCGCAGCACCGAGGTGTACAGCGGCGCGAACGCCGCCCGCTCCTCCTCCGTCAGCGCCGCCAGGTCGGGCACCTGCCGGTGCGGGTAGACATGCACCTCGAACGGCCAGCGCGCGGCGGCCGGCACGAAGGCCGTCCACAGCTCGTTGGCGGCCACCACCCGGGTCCCGGCCTCCCGCTCGGCGGCCAGCACGTCGGCGAACAGGTTCCCCTTGGTGTAGCGCCCGGCGGCGGCCAGCTGCAGCTTCGTCCTGGGCGTCACGTACGGGTAGGCGTAGATCTGGCCGTGCGGGTGGGCCAGCGTGATGCCGATCTCCTCGCCCCGGTTCTCGAAGCAGAACACCTGCTCCACGCCCTCGATGTGGGACAGCTCGGCCGTGCGGTCGGCCCACGCCTCCATGACCAGCTCCACCTGGGAGTCGGAGAGCTTGGAGAAGGAGGAGGAGTGATCGGAGGTGAAGCACACCACCTCGCACCGCCCCACCGCCGGACGGACGTCACTCAACCCGCCCGGCTCCACATAAGTCCCGAAATTTGTGGAGAAAGAGGGAAAGCGGTTCTCGAACACCACCACGTCGTAGTCGTAGGCCGGGATCTCCGACGACCGCGTGTCCGACGACGGGCACAGCGGGCACTCGGCCGTGCCGCCGGTCGGCAGGAACGTGCGCGTCTGCCGGTGCCCGGCGATCGCGATCCACTCCTCGGTCAGCGGGTCGTAGCGCAGCTCGGACGCCACGGGGCGGGGCTCCAGGGTCCGGCGGTCGATCGCGCTCCTGTCGGCGTCGTCACGCCGGTCGAAGTAGATCAGCTCCCGGCCGTCGGCCAGATGGGTGATGGTGCGCTTCAAGACGAGCCCTCCGCGATGATCAGTTCTCCGGCCCGTTCGGCCAGCTCGGTGCGTGCGTCCTCCGGCAGCCCCGCGTCGCTGATGACCACGTGGGCCTCGCTCAGCTCGGCGATGGTGCTGATGCCGACGGTGTTCCACTTCGTGTGGTCGGCGGGGACGACCAGCCGGGTCGCGGCCGTCACCAGCTCTCTGTCGGTCTCGGACTCCAGCAGGTTGGGCGTGGTGAACCCGGCCCGCACGCTCATCCCGTGCACGCCCAGGAAGAGCGTGTCCACGTGCAGGCGGCGGATCGCGGCCACGGCGACGGGGCCCACCAGGGCGTCGGACGGCGTGCGTACGCCGCCGGTCAGCACGACCGTGCGGTCGGCGCGCGGGTTGCGGTGGAAGACGTCGGCGACCGGGATCGAGTTGGTGATCACGGTCAGCTCGGGCACGCCGACCAGGTGCCGGGCCAGCGCCCACGTGGTGGTGCCCGCCGACAGCGCCACGGCCGTGCCGGGGCGGACGAGCGTGGCGGCGTGGCGCGCGATGGCCTCTTTCTCCTGCTGCTGGCGGGCGGACTTGGCGGTGAAGCCGGGCTCCTCTGTGGAGCCGGGGCCGAGCGCCGTCGCGCCGCCGTGCACCTTCTCCAGCAGCCCGCGTTCGGCCAGCACCTCGAGGTCGCGGCGGATGGTCATGTCGGAGACGCCGAGCTCGCGTACGAGATCGGCCACCCGGACGCCGCCGTTGCTGCGCACGCGTTCGAGAATCGCCTGCTGACGCTGCTGTGCGAGCACGCCCGCTCCTTCCAACAGATTCCACCAAATTATGACACGGAATTGTTGGGGAATGTTAGTTAGCGCGGGAACGCTTGCGCTGGTCAGCGCGGCGGGAGACGGTGAGGGCTCACCGATCACCGGAGGCGAGCTTATGGCCAGGCGCGCACGCAAGGGCAGGGCACGCAAGAAGAAGAAGGCGAACCACGGCAAGCGCCCCACGGCGCGATGACGTGGGGCGGCCGGGGGTGGCCGCCCCGTTCCGGCGGCCACCCCCGGCTGTTCGTCACGGCAGTTCGCTCAGTGCCTGGTCGATGCGGTCCTGCGGCAGCGTGTAGTCCTCCAGCTCGCCCGCCAGATACCGGTCATAGGCCCCCAGATCGAAGTGCCCATGACCGCACAACGCCGTCAGGATCACCTTCTCCTCGCCGCTCTCCCTGCAGCGCAGCGCCTCGGCGATCGTCTCGGCCAGCGCGTGCGTGGGCTCGGGCGCGGGCACGATCCCCTCGGTCCTGGCGAAGCGCACGCCGGCCTCGAAGCACTCGTTCTGGGCGCGGGTCACCGCCTCGAACAGGCCCAGCTCGTACAGGTGCGACAGCAGCGGCGACATGCCGTGATAGCGCAGCCCGCCCGCGTGGATCGGGTCCGGCACGAACGAGTGCCCCAGCGTGTGCATCTTCAGCAGCGGCGTGAAGCCGGCCGTGTCACCGAAGTCGTAGGCGTACGCGCCGCGCGTGAACGTCGGGCAGGCCGCCGGCTCCACCGCGCGGAACACCGTCCGGATGCGCCCCGCCAGCTTCTCCCGCAGGAAGGGGAAGGCCAGGCCGGCGAAGTTCGAGCCGCCGCCGGTGCAGCCGATGACCAGGTCCGGCATCTCCGGGAGCTGGGCGAGCGCCTCCTCGCCGATCACCGTCTGGTGCAGCAGGACGTGGTTGAGCACGGAGCCGAGCGCGTACCTGGCGTCGGGCGTCGCGCCCGCCACCTCGACCGCCTCGCTGATCGCGATCCCCAGGCTGCCGGGAGAGTCCGGATCGCCCGCGAGGATCTTGCTGCCCGCGCCGGTCACGGGGGAGGGGCTGGCGTGCACGGTGGCGCCGTACACCTGCATGAGGGAGCGGCGGTAGGGCTTCTGGTCGTACGAGGCCCGTACCATCCAGATCCGGCACTCCAGGCCGAACTGGGCGCAGGCGAACGCCAGCGCCGACCCCCACTGACCGGCGCCGGTCTCGGTGGTGAGCAGCCGCACCCCCTCGCGCGCGTTGTAGTACGCCTGCGGCACGGCCGTGTTCGGCTTGTGCGACCCGGCGGGGGAGCCGCCCTCGTACTTGTAGTAGATCCTGGCCGGCGTGCCCAGCGCCCGCTCCAGCCGGTGCGCCCGGATCAGCGGCGTCGGCCGCCAGAGCCGGTAGACGTCCAGCACCTCCTGCGGGATCGGGACGTACCGCTCGCCGCTGACCTCCTGCCCGATCAGCTCCATGGGGAAGAGCGGCGCCAGATCGTCGGGACCGACGGGCCGGCGCGTGCCGGGATGCAGCGGCGGAGGCGGCGGGGCGGGCAGATCGGGAACGATGTTGTACCAGTTGCTGGGGATCATTGCCTCAGTCTGCGCCGCCGGAGTTCACCGGACCAGCACCGCCGGCCGTTCGGGGTGATCGGCGCGTACCACGACGTCGGCCGCCTCCTGGGGCCGCGCCTCCCGCTCGTACCGCTCGTAGGCAGGCAACGTCCACCGCTCGCCCTCCGGCGTCCCCCGCTCCAGCGCGCCCGGCGACAGCCACACGTGCACGCTCACGTCGAACGCCAGCCCCCGCCCCAGCAGCAGCGCCCCGTCCACCAGCACCACCCCGCCCGGAGGCAGCTCCGTGTACGGCAGCCGGTAGGCCCGGTCGATCCCGCTGTCCCACAGCGCCGGCAGCACCCGCCCCGAGCCTCCCGGTTCGAGCGGCTCCAGCACCTCCCTGCGCAACGCCTTGGCGTCGAGCCAGTCGTCGTGGAAGGCGTCGGGGTCGGTCCTGCCGTACTCCAGCCGCAGCGACGCGGGCCGCAGGAAATCGCCCGCCGACACCCGCAACACCGGCCGCCCGCGCAGCCGCAACGGCGCCACCAGCTCGTCGGCCAGCGCCCCCGGCCGCGCGGGAGGCGCCCCGTCCACGGCCACCCGCACCCACGCGCCCTGGGGGCGGCCGGAGATCAGCTCGGCCAGCTCCTCGACGAGGGCCTCACGGGAGATCGGTCGCACACGCATCGATCACAGCTTACGAGCGCCGCGTTCATCCCCTTCCGGCCACAGCCCTCCGGCCTTTGCGGGCCCTCGACGCCCGAAATGTCGTCGACGTTCCCGCGACCGCCTCGCTAGGGTGCCCGCCATGGCTCAGTGCGACTGCGGCGCGACGGCGGGACCGCTCGGCGTGTGCGCCGACTACTACAACACGATCCTGGCGGAGGAGCAGCTCGACCCCGAGATGTACAAGTGGCACGCGGTGGTGGTCTGCGCCTACCTCCTGCAACACCCCTCGCGCGGTCACGAGAAGTACCTCGACAGCCAGTTCCGCTGGCTGCAGTTCTACCTCGACCAGGGCATCGACGCGGTGCTCCGGCTACGGGCGCACCAGGTGGCCCGCAACAACCACCGATCCAGGGCGAGCTACGACATGGCGCCGCTGGAGCCGTACCCGCCGCTCCCGGCGGGCGGCCCGCCCGCCCGCTTCCGCACGAGCTTCAGCGACCTGCCGTACGGCGACGGCGGCTTCATCCTCGACGGCCACGCCGCGTACGGGGAACGCATGCGCACCCTGGCCTCGGCCACCGCAGAGGCCTGGAAAAGCCTCGGGCCAGGCTCCTGACCTGGCCCTGCGCTGTACTGGAGCGGACGACGGGAATCGAACCCGCGTAGCTAGTTTGGAAGACTAGGGCTCTACCATTGAGCTACGTCCGCGCGAACCGGTCGAACTCTGGTCTAGACTTCATCCGGTCGTCAGGGCGTAAGCGTACCGGAGTCCCGGAGCGCATGCGCACTCGGCGAGACGGGGCGTGGCGCAGCTTGGCAGCGCGCTTGCTTTGGGAGCAAGAAGTCGCAGGTTCAAATCCTGTCGCCCCGACCAGCCAGAAGGCCCCACCCAATTCGGGTGGGGCCTTCTGCTTGTCTATCTGCTTGACTATGACGTTCACCAGCACCAGGGGATGCCGAGTCCCGGACTGAGCCTGGCGGTCAAGGCATGCCTCCGGCGGGAGCGCTCCGGCACCGAGGTGATCGCCACACGGCCCTGAACGTAGAGGGGTGGCTGAGGGCTGATCACCTCCTGTGGGTGGAGTTCGCGCGGTCGGCACCCGGGCGTATGACGATGGTGCTGACTGTGCCGTCGCCCCAGACAGTGGTGTTCAGCTTCATCTGCCCGTCCAGAGACGCCATCGTGAACTCCGGCACGAAGCGCTCGGTGAACATCCCTGCCATCCAGCTTCTCAGCAGATCTACTTCACTTGCGGCGAGGTCCCACTCATTGAGAAGTCGCACCTGAACCCACGCGATGTCATCGTCCCCCGTGCCGGTTTCCCAGTACCTCGCGTAGCAGACCGAGAGCAGGAACTCGCGATCTTCGTTGAAGAGCCCAAACTCGGTTGCCATCCGGAACCAGCCCGCGTTGACCTTTTCAGGCATATCGTCGGCCTCGACGTCGGCTACCTCGTCAGGTAAGGAGTCGAATCGGCCGTGCTCGGGGCGCGCACTCGCGGCTGAGTGCCCCGAGGGCAGTGCAGGCAACCGGACACTATCGTGGTCCATGCGCTTGATGAACAGCAGACCGGCAGGTGCGAGAAGACCGGCCACATCGGTGTCTGTGAGCGTCACGACGGTACGATAGCCCTCGGAATGGATCTTGCCGAGCCCGTGCGTCAGAGACATATCTGCGGCTCTCGGGCAGCATCCTTGCCCGATGTGCTGAGGCGCCCTGCTGGGTGACGTATTGAGTGACGATCGCTGCGAGCAATCGCGGACGCTCACGGACTCTCAAAGACTTCTGATGCAGGTCACAGGGCTTATTCGCCTTGGTAGAGATCATGGTTGAGTGGATGTGGGAGCAAGAAGCCGCAGGTTCAAATCCTGTCGCCCCGACGGGTGGTTGCTGGTCAGGGCCCTGATTCACATCGTGAGTCGGGGCCTTTGCCATGCCTCGTCTCACAATCCAGCTCTTGCTGCCTGCCGCAGTGAACGGCAAGATCACGTCGTGACTGACTACGAGCAGGTGGCCGAGGCCTTGGGGAACACCACCTGGATCACCTGGCTCACGGACGCGACCCTGGACGATGTTCTCGCCCTCTACGGCGCAGGCTGGAACCTGCCGATGACGGCCACCTTCCGCGAGGCCGACGAGGCGGCCCATCTCGGCATGGAGGACGGGATGCCGGTCCTCTTCGCTGGTGCGCTCGGCCATGGGGTCGTTCTCATGGAACCAGGGCTGCCTTGCGTGGGAACCGACGAGCGGATTCGCCTCTCCCCGGCAGGTGTGTGCCTGGACGTCGGCTGGAGCGATTTCGGTCCACCCTTCGTCACGTACAGGGAGAAGGGGCGTGTCGTGGTGAGCTTCGACGGCACTGGGTGGGAGGACGACGCCAAGCCCGATCAGGAGACGGTGGAGCGCTGGATGAGCACCACGCCCGGCGGATTGGAGGGGTGGCAGAACAATTACGGCACGGCGTCGCTGATGACGGCGGAGGCCATCATGGGCGCGCCCATGGATGACCGGTGGCTGGCGCGAGAACACACCTGCATAACGCGTAGGAGGGCTGACTCGGAGCGTCCTCGTCCCCGTTCGGTGGGCCTGGGAGAGCTGCTGAAACAGGTTGAATCGCGGTGAATGACTCGAACGCGGGCGTACGTCAGCGGACGTTGCCAGTCCGCCGACCTCCAGCTGCTCGATCATGCCGCCCGGAGCTCGGGCCCGTTCCGCCTGCGCGGCACGGTGGCATGCCAGGAACATATCGGCGCTCTCTACCGTGAAGATCCCAAGCGAAGCGGACCAGCCACAGGTACACGACCACTCCTCCTAACCAGCTGGAGAAGTCCTTCACCACCCCGCGCCATTCGTACGGCACCTTCAAGGTTTCCCTGACCACGATCTGCTGACCCGCGCACACGGCACACCGCCGTCGCCGCCTCCTCCGAGGGGCGAATGCCGCCTACGACAGGCGGGCGCCCGCGGCCGGCGTCTCCTGGTTCCTGATCGGCCGCATCACCTGCTTGGCGACGCAACTGGGCAGACCGGCCGCGTCACCGGCCGCCAGCCGCCGGTACGTGCTCGGCGACATGCCGACCAGCTCGGAGAAGCGCGTGCTGAAGGTGCCGAGCGACGAGCAGCCGACCGCGAAGCAGACCTCGGTGACCGACAGGTCGCCGCGCCGCAGCAGCGTCATGGCACGTTCGATGCGCCGGGTCATGAGATAGCTGTACGGCGACTCTCCATACGCGGCGCGGAACAGCCGGCTCAGGTGTCCGGCCGAGAGGTGCACGCCACGCGCCAGCGCCTCCACGTCCAGCGGCTGCGCGTAGTCGCGGTCGATCCTGTCGCGCACCCGGCGCAGCAGGGCGAGCTCGCGCAGGCGCTGGTCAGGTTGGGCGGCCATGCTCTACAGCCTGCCCTGGGAAGCGCCCCGCTGTCCATTTCGCCAGGGTGCATCCAGGTACACCCCGACCGGGCAGGTAGCTCGATTCCCCGGCTCGCGCGGCGTCCCTAGCGTCGGAGACATCGACGACAGGGAGGAAGAACCCTCATGCGCATCGTCATGTGGATCCTGCAGATCCCCGTGGCCGGCTTCTTCGTGATGGCGGCCCTGGGGAAGTTCGCGGGCGCCGAGCCGTCGGCCTCCACGTTCGAGGCGATCGGGCTCGGCGACTGGTTCCGGGTCGCGGTCGGGGTGCTGGAGGTGGCGGGGGCGGTGGCGCTGCTGGTGCCACGGCTGGCCGGGGCGGCAGGGCTGGCGCTGGCGGGGCTCATGGCGGGCGCGGTGCTGACCGAGGCGTTCGTGTTCCGGGGAGGGGGCGTACTGCTGCCGCTGGTCCTGCTCGTGCTCTGCCTCCTGATCGCGTGGGGGCGCTGGGAGAACACGGCACGGCTGTGGTCGGCGGTCGCCGGGCGGGCGTCCTGAACCTGGCGGGAAATCGGGCGGGAAGCCGGGCGGGCATCCTGGGAGGCGTGGATCTCTTCGCGGACGACCCGATGGCCTTACCGCTGACGTACCCCGGCCGGATCCCGCCCGGCTCCGGCGTCCTGGTGGACGACGCGTACGTACCGCATGAGTGGCGGGAGGGCGGCGCGGCGATCGCCGCGCTGCTGGCGTCGGCGGGGCAGGCGCCGCTGGACGCCCGCCACCGCGTCGTCGCCGTCGGCTCCAACGCCGCGCCGGGCCAGCTGCGCAGGAAGTTCCGCGATCACGGGGTACGCCCGGTCGTCCCGATGACGGTCGCGCGGGTACCGGGGATCGCGCCCGGCGTGTCCGCGCACGTCAGCAAGTGGGGGTACGTGCCGGCCGCGCCCATCGAGACACCCGGTGAGACGTCCAGGCTGTTCGTGCTCTGGCTGGACGAGCTCCAGCTCGCCGCCCTCGACCTCACCGAGCCCAACTACCGCAGGCGACCGCTCGAACGCCCGGTCACCCTGGAGGACGGCACGAGTCTCCCGCCGCCCTTCGTGTACGAGGGCAGGCACGGCTGCGTCGCCGCCCGCGGGGACGGCCGGCCCCGCCGCCTGACCTCGCAGCCGGCGCTCATCCAGTCCCTCCTGGACGCCTCCGCGGCCCTGCGCCACCTGTGCGGGGGCACGCCCGAGGAGTTCGTGGCCAGTGTCAGGGACGACACCGTACGGGAGGCGGCGTACCTGCTGCTGCAGCGGGAGAGCCGAGTCCGACGCCCGGCCGGCGGGGGATAGGGTCGGGGCTCGTGACAGACAACCGGACCCCTCCCCCCTTCGCAGGCGACGAGCGCGCCATGCTGAACAACTGGCTCGAATGGCACCGCGGGACCCTGGCCGTCAAGTGCGCGGGCCTGTCGGAGGAGCAGCTGCGCGAGCGCTCCGCGCCGCCCTCGGCGCTGTCCCTGCTGGGCCTGGTCAGGCACATGGCGCACGTCGAGCGCTCGTGGTTCAGGCGGGTGCTGAACGGCGAGGACCTGCCCAAGCTGTGGGACAAGGACCGCGACAACGACGCCGACTTCTCCGAGGTGGACACCGCGTCGGCGAAGGAGGCGTTCGACACGTGGGAGGAGGAGATCCGGCTCGCCCGCGCGATCTCCGCCGCCAAGCCGCTGGACGCGGTGGGTGACCGTAACGGGCAGGACTGCACGCACCGGTGGATCCTGGTGCACATGATCGAGGAGTACGCCCGCCACAACGGCCACGCGGACCTGCTGCGCGAGCGCATCGACGGCGTCACCGGCGAATGAGAGGCGTCAGACGTCGGCGCCGAAACGAGTGACGGGCGCCAGGCGTCAGCGCTGAAGCGGATGACGGGACCGTCAGGCGTCGGCGCGGAACAGCGCCCAGACGGCCTTGCCGCCGCGGGCCAGCGGGTCCCAGCCCCAGCACTGGCTGTAGGTCTCGACGATGTAGAGGCCCCGCCCGTTCTCGGAGACGAAGTCGGGCTCCTTGGGCGTGGGCACCTCGTCGCTGGGGTCGGCCACGGCGAGCAGCACGTGGGGCGCGACCCGCATCAGCAGCAGCTCGATCTCCCTGCGGCCCGCCGCGTACATCGCGTACCTGACCGCGTTCGTGACCAGCTCGGAGACCACCAGCGCGGCGTCGTCGCTGAGATCGTGCAACCCCCAGCCGCGCAGTGTCCTGCGCGTGACGTCCCTGGCGGTCTTCACCGAGTCGGCCTGAAAGGGCAGGGGGCACGAGGTCGTGTACGGCTTGCCACCCGTGAGGAGCCGGTCGAAGCCGACCTCCCGGGTGATCTGCAGGCAATCGGCAGTGGCCAGAGGATCCTC
This window encodes:
- a CDS encoding DinB family protein, giving the protein MTDNRTPPPFAGDERAMLNNWLEWHRGTLAVKCAGLSEEQLRERSAPPSALSLLGLVRHMAHVERSWFRRVLNGEDLPKLWDKDRDNDADFSEVDTASAKEAFDTWEEEIRLARAISAAKPLDAVGDRNGQDCTHRWILVHMIEEYARHNGHADLLRERIDGVTGE
- a CDS encoding helix-turn-helix transcriptional regulator; protein product: MAAQPDQRLRELALLRRVRDRIDRDYAQPLDVEALARGVHLSAGHLSRLFRAAYGESPYSYLMTRRIERAMTLLRRGDLSVTEVCFAVGCSSLGTFSTRFSELVGMSPSTYRRLAAGDAAGLPSCVAKQVMRPIRNQETPAAGARLS
- a CDS encoding 50S ribosomal protein bL37, with protein sequence MARRARKGRARKKKKANHGKRPTAR
- a CDS encoding coiled-coil domain-containing protein, translated to MAASSPAILAIGLITATAAALSAAPATAVARSTARTTAASAAPKPTEAELRAQLKQLNNKVDKLIEQYNLKRVELAKAQESAKTAAAKLAAAEQTLAGAEQRVADIARLRYQNGDPSSLPGFMLPTDAGSAALLEQLTAEQQALVAIVAKARDDKQKASEEAAALTVKIKADAANVDEQRDEAEKVIDDIKDKLEDLVPYGTGRNANGTWAPELPTGSDNITSRTRLMKAQVEKNFSLPFTVGCFRSGSSGEHPLGRACDFMMSSGGSMPSAANLALGDRIADWAIKNQDKLGVKYVIWKQRINQGSGWRAMSDRGSITENHFDHVHISMN
- a CDS encoding DoxX family protein, which produces MRIVMWILQIPVAGFFVMAALGKFAGAEPSASTFEAIGLGDWFRVAVGVLEVAGAVALLVPRLAGAAGLALAGLMAGAVLTEAFVFRGGGVLLPLVLLVLCLLIAWGRWENTARLWSAVAGRAS
- a CDS encoding TrpB-like pyridoxal phosphate-dependent enzyme; this translates as MIPSNWYNIVPDLPAPPPPPLHPGTRRPVGPDDLAPLFPMELIGQEVSGERYVPIPQEVLDVYRLWRPTPLIRAHRLERALGTPARIYYKYEGGSPAGSHKPNTAVPQAYYNAREGVRLLTTETGAGQWGSALAFACAQFGLECRIWMVRASYDQKPYRRSLMQVYGATVHASPSPVTGAGSKILAGDPDSPGSLGIAISEAVEVAGATPDARYALGSVLNHVLLHQTVIGEEALAQLPEMPDLVIGCTGGGSNFAGLAFPFLREKLAGRIRTVFRAVEPAACPTFTRGAYAYDFGDTAGFTPLLKMHTLGHSFVPDPIHAGGLRYHGMSPLLSHLYELGLFEAVTRAQNECFEAGVRFARTEGIVPAPEPTHALAETIAEALRCRESGEEKVILTALCGHGHFDLGAYDRYLAGELEDYTLPQDRIDQALSELP
- the galT gene encoding galactose-1-phosphate uridylyltransferase gives rise to the protein MKRTITHLADGRELIYFDRRDDADRSAIDRRTLEPRPVASELRYDPLTEEWIAIAGHRQTRTFLPTGGTAECPLCPSSDTRSSEIPAYDYDVVVFENRFPSFSTNFGTYVEPGGLSDVRPAVGRCEVVCFTSDHSSSFSKLSDSQVELVMEAWADRTAELSHIEGVEQVFCFENRGEEIGITLAHPHGQIYAYPYVTPRTKLQLAAAGRYTKGNLFADVLAAEREAGTRVVAANELWTAFVPAAARWPFEVHVYPHRQVPDLAALTEEERAAFAPLYTSVLRAFDGLFDMTMPYIAAWHQAPVRAGRELAYLHLELFSIRRAANKLKFLAGSESAMGAFVNDVLPEEAARMIRSQIDH
- a CDS encoding uridine kinase, translating into MRVRPISREALVEELAELISGRPQGAWVRVAVDGAPPARPGALADELVAPLRLRGRPVLRVSAGDFLRPASLRLEYGRTDPDAFHDDWLDAKALRREVLEPLEPGGSGRVLPALWDSGIDRAYRLPYTELPPGGVVLVDGALLLGRGLAFDVSVHVWLSPGALERGTPEGERWTLPAYERYEREARPQEAADVVVRADHPERPAVLVR
- a CDS encoding alpha/beta hydrolase family protein, encoding MRPIAVALAGLAVLAASACTAPTPPRTAAVAPPPSGPATLPAPTGEHPVGTTVLHLKDTSRPDPWNLDAGARELKVTLWYPAEERGGPRAPYMSAKESELVLKGLRSANVPPDTLSRTRTNAVADAEPAGRELPLVLLSPGFTKPVSTLTSLAEDLASRGYVVAGIDHPYESYATTLADGTVAECLACDSDTDPGFGTGVARIRAADASFVLDRLPSAWDGSAVLDRSRIAMAGQSIGGASALAAMVRDPRLRAGINLDGSTYARIPKSGFSRPFLFVGAPEHVPGGRDPSWERDWKLLTGWKRWIVVTGADHQSFTDGPLLQGSLGITPAYGALPAQRSAELTRTYVAAFLDRHLKAQERPVLDEPSPRYPEVRFCPSACDS
- a CDS encoding DUF5946 family protein, yielding MAQCDCGATAGPLGVCADYYNTILAEEQLDPEMYKWHAVVVCAYLLQHPSRGHEKYLDSQFRWLQFYLDQGIDAVLRLRAHQVARNNHRSRASYDMAPLEPYPPLPAGGPPARFRTSFSDLPYGDGGFILDGHAAYGERMRTLASATAEAWKSLGPGS
- a CDS encoding DeoR/GlpR family DNA-binding transcription regulator, which codes for MLAQQRQQAILERVRSNGGVRVADLVRELGVSDMTIRRDLEVLAERGLLEKVHGGATALGPGSTEEPGFTAKSARQQQEKEAIARHAATLVRPGTAVALSAGTTTWALARHLVGVPELTVITNSIPVADVFHRNPRADRTVVLTGGVRTPSDALVGPVAVAAIRRLHVDTLFLGVHGMSVRAGFTTPNLLESETDRELVTAATRLVVPADHTKWNTVGISTIAELSEAHVVISDAGLPEDARTELAERAGELIIAEGSS
- a CDS encoding ATP-binding protein, whose product is MVEDPLATADCLQITREVGFDRLLTGGKPYTTSCPLPFQADSVKTARDVTRRTLRGWGLHDLSDDAALVVSELVTNAVRYAMYAAGRREIELLLMRVAPHVLLAVADPSDEVPTPKEPDFVSENGRGLYIVETYSQCWGWDPLARGGKAVWALFRADA